The Phormidium yuhuli AB48 DNA window AAATGCTGGTCGAAAAAGTCGATCCCGCCGCCGGAGAACTCTATTGTCGAACCATTGTCGGCGGCAAACTCTCCAATAACAAAGGGGTGAACTTTCCCGGAGTCTGTCTTTCAGTGAAAGCCCTGACGGACAAAGACCGCAAAGACTTGATGTTTGGCTTAGATCGAGGGGTGGACTGGGTTGCCCTAAGTTTTGTGCGCAACCCTCAAGATGTTTTAGAAATCAAAGAACTGATCGCCAGCGCCGGTAAATCTGTACCCGTCATTGTCAAAATCGAAAAACACGAAGCCATCGAACAAATGGAGGAAATCCTCTCCCTCAGTGATGGGGTGATGGTGGCCCGAGGAGACTTAGGGGTTGAACTCCCCGCTGAAGAAGTCCCCATTTTACAGAAACGCCTGATTGTGACTGCCAATCGCTTGGGGATTCCCGTCATTACCGCCACCCAGATGCTCGATAGCATGGTCTCCAGTCCCCGTCCCACTCGGGCCGAGATTTCTGATGTGGCTAATGCTATTCTCGATGGAACCGATGCGGTGATGTTGTCCAATGAAACCGCTGTGGGTGAATTTCCGGTCAAAGCTGTGGCCATGATGGCTCAGATTGCTACCCGTATTGAAGCCGATCGCATTGTCCAGAATGTGGGTGGCGTCGATGATACCGGGCGATCGATTCCCAATGCCATTAGTCAGGCCGTGGGGCAAATTGCCGCTCAACTGGAAGCCTCAGCGGTGATGACCTTGACCAAAAGTGGCTCAACGGCCCGCAATGTCTCCAAATTCCGGCCCCATGCCCCCATTTTGGCCGTCACCCCCCATGTCAATGTGGCCCGTCAGTTGCAATTGGTCTGGGGGGTGAAAACTCTCTTGATTTTGAGTTTGCCTTCTACCTCACAAACCTTTGATGCTGCCATTAGTGTGGCTTTGGAAAACAATTTGGTGGATGAAGGGGATTTAGTGGTGATGACGGCCGGAACCCTTCAGGGAGTCTCCGGTTCCACAGATTTGGTGAAAGTGGGCGTGGTGACCTCGGTATTAGGCCAGGGAACTGGGGTTGGTAGTGCCTCTGCTACCGTCAGTGGTCCAGCACGGGTTGCCCCCACGGCGTCGATTGTGGGGAACTTTAATCCTGGGGAAATTCTGGTGACCACCTATACTGATGCCAGTTTCATTGAGATGATTAAGCAGTCTTCAGGGGTGGTGACCGAGGAAGAAAGCCTCACCAGTCATGCGGCGATTATCTGTTCTCAGTTAGGGAAACCGGCAATTTTAGGGGTTAAGAATGCCACGAAGCTGATTCGGGAAGGGGCTATTGTGACCTTGGATGTTCAGCGAGGGATTGTCTATTCTGGTGCCCCGAGTAATCTGCAAAAGGAGGATTTGCTGAATCACTAGGGACGATATTGGTCTTGAACGACGGGAACCCTCTCCTGAACGGGATCTAGGCTTTGATAATGCTCAAGCCGTTGTTGATAAATGCGCTCGAGGTCGTTGCGATTGGCTTCGGGTTGTCCATAGCCGGCTCCGGGTAAACTGGCCCATTCTCTTCGAATGGCCCAAATGGCCCCGTCAAAGTCTCCGGCTTCGATTTTACTGAGTCCCCCTCGCAAACGAATGAGTTCCACGGCTGCTAAGTCTTGGGATTTGGGGGAAAAGTCGTCGAGATTTAGGCGTTGGGCCACCATATCAAAGGTGCTGCTAATTATCTGATAGCGACCTGCTGCATCAGAACAGAGACGACGGCCGCCAGAGGAGGCGCAGCGAAGACGACGAGGGTGATCGCTATAGCTGTTGAAGGTCGAAAAGGTAAAGAGAGTGCGATAGCCTAGGTCATCCTGGGTTCCTTCGGCAAAGGCAATGGTATCGAGGAGGGCCCGCACTTCTGGGACAAGTTCGTCAACATAGGTGTCGGTGAAGGGCTTATATCGTTGACGGCTGCGATCGCTGTCGGAGGAGAGAGGACCCTGGTGGCGATCGCGACGACGTTCCATGGAACCTGTGGCCCCCCACAATCGTATCGATACAGCCGTCACCAGGAATAGCAAGCCAACGCTGAGCAGACTGATCCAGAGTCGGACTCGCTGTTTTTGCTGTTGCCGCAATTGCCGCAGTTGAGTGAGTCGTCGGGAGAGGGGTCGCCTGTATCCTGCTGGGAGTCTGGTGTCTATGGGGGTGGGTGAGTTGGGGGGCTGAGGTCGGGGATCAGGCATCATATGAGCCTTTTGGGTCGCAAGGTTGAAGTCTAAGACTGCTGTTCTAGCATACCCTCAACGGGGATCACTCTTCGCAGCCGGCCCGATTGCAACGTTTTATGTCTGCATTCTTTGACATGATTTTGGGGAAAGTGTTAAAATTAATACAGAATATAACTCTGATTCAAGCAGTTATTCAGTTTAGATTTCGGCAGCGAAGTCTCAACCGCATCATTTTTTTCTTTGTTGTCACGAATGTTTAGGACGTTCTGATTCATGAAACTCTCTTATCGCGGTGTTCCTTACGATCACACTCCTCCGTCTCTAGAGATGAAGGAAAGTGAGATTATGGCGACCTATCGGGGTCAGTCTTACCCCATCCGCTATCCTCGCCACATGACTCTGGTGCAACCGGTGGCTGACCTAACCTACCGAGGAGTCCCCTATCGCAGTACCGTCAATGGGGGTGCAGAACCCCGAGAACGGACGGCGTCCCAACCGGTGGGAGCGTCGGTCTCGATGGCGGCCGCTGCATTTTCTCGGGTTGATCAAATTCATCAGGAAAACCTTTGCAAGCGTCTGTCGGCTCGTATTGCCAGCGCGCGCGATCGCGGTGATGAACGGCTCTTAAAGCTTTTGGAACAAGAAAGCCAACAGCTAGTTTGCAGCCGTTAGACCGGACCGATTGAGAACTGAACATCCGCACTCACCTGTTGAGATAATCTTGGGAGCGTGGGGCTGTTTCCGACCTGGGGAGACCCTAGGTGGGAGACAGCCTTTTTTTGCGGCTTATCGGGGTTGAGCGGCGATGGCGACACAGGTGGCAAAGTCGGCGTCGGTTTTCACGGCTTGAGGGTTAATATGGCTGGCACTGCTGCGGTAGCCTTGGGCCCTCAACCGTTCTAGTAAGACCTCTCGGGGTAAGGTATCCTGGTGATTGCGTCGGCTAATCTCTCCCAGACCGTAGAAATAGGGAGGGAGGTCTGACTCTTCGGCCATCGTTTGCAACAGTTTAACTCGTTTGTCCCATCCCTGTTCTTGGGCCCGACGGCTCATACGTTGAAGATAGTGGGCATCATGGAGGGGCCCCAGCCACAGAGGACCACTGACGACGCGAACAGCGCCATCGCGGGGACAAGGGGGAATCCGTCCTAGGTGACGCCACGATAGGGTGTCATACTCGCCACAGTGATGACAATAGGTTAAAAAGCCATAGTTGGCTTCCGTCAGTCGTTGTCCTTTCACCAGTCGCAGCATCACCCGATAGACGGAATGGGCATAGAGAGAAAAGAGAGGTTCAACGCCGAGTCCTTTGCTAGCCGCTTGCTGTTGGGTGGCGCCGATGAGGAGTCGTAATCCTTGTTCATGGCCGCTGGGGTGCGATCGCCCATAGGCGCCATAAATCCGTAAACTCTGCTCCCGTTCATGGCCAGTGGCGCTACGTCCATCGGTACTGGTGAGATAGACTAAGCCCCCGAGACGGACGGCCCAGAGACTGGTGCTGAGAAAGGGAACCGGCGCGCCAAAACTATCGACATCCACCAGGTCATAATAGTCGCGGCGATCGTAACATTGGAAAAAGACCCGGTTGGCATCTCGGTGAGAAATCTCCCCCGCCTCAGCGGTCAACAGAGGATGGAGATTTTTCCGTAAAATCCCATTCATCTCAGGATTTCCCTCATTGGCCAGCACCCAATCCGCTCCCCCTTCACGCCAATAGCGCAGCGATCGCACCCCACAGCCGGCCATACTATCCAATACTCGCAACTGGCCGCGATCGCCCTTCTCCACCATCGCCGCCAAAATCGCTAAATCTCGCCCCACCTGACTGGTACGCCGATAAAACCCCGGACCCACCTCAAAGGATACGGCCCCCTCATGCTGAGTCCCCTTCTCTTCACCCACAACAGATTCTCCTTGATGGTTACCCTTGCCGGCCAGAATCTTGGCTAGACCTTGACCCTCCAAGCCAATATGGTATAGTCGAGCCAAGTTGTGCAGAAGTCCCCGAACTCTTTGGGGTGATTCTGGTTCGATAGTCCCATTGAAACCGCTCAAGATTCAATGACCTCTCAATTTAGCTCCAACCTCAATCCTGATGAAATCAAAGACTTGATTTCTCAGCTTTGCGCCGATAACGTCAGTGACCTCAAGACGGGTTTGGAGAACTGGCTCGATACCCCAAACTCGTCCCCTATGGAGGAAACGAGTCTGAGTGTTAGTCATCGGGATAGCGGTGATATGGAAGAGCGGTTTTAGGAGGATTTTCCTAATCTTGGATATATTCCTGACCCGATAGAAGTGCGGCCTCGGCTTTAACAAACTCTCGCCCCAGGTAGAGGGCGTGATCCAAGTAGGTTAAGGGTACTGGATCTGCCTCTTCAGTAATCTTGATGCCCAGTTCTTTGGCGGTCTTACCGCGAAAAATGACCGTCGGTTGCCGTTTGGCTCCGCCGTCACAGGGAATCGGTTCTCCCGTTTCTGGGTCAACGGCCAGACCCTTTTCATTAATATCATTGCTATAATGCTCAGCGCAGATGAGTCCGGCATCCCGGTCGAGATAGATTAAGAAATAACCCGCTGGGTCAAGTTGAATGAAGCGTTTGGACAGTTGATCGTCGAGGGCTGCCAGTTCCTCGCGGCGAAAGGCTTGGGATATCATAGTTTCATTAGAATTACATCTGCCAAAACCCTAACCTTAGCCTAAATTTATTCTGAGCGCAAGATGTTGTCACAAAGAAATCTTAAAAATGTCTTAAGATAATGTCAGATTTCCCCAAACTTGGTTTTTCTATGCCAAGATGGCCGTCGTTTGGATGGAGACTATCCCCACCATCCATATCAATGCTACAAACGACTGGAGTAGGTTCGACCTGATCCCCTCCGAGCCAGCGTAAACCTTGCATTCCCTCTTAACGGAAAACGTTTGCGTAATCCTCAAGTTGAGGAGGCTTTGCCATGGTGAACCGCTTAGATCTCGATGTCCCCCGATCCAAATTTTTCTCTCTCATCCTTAGCCTAATCATCCTACTCAGTGCTGTGATGGCGGGTGCGCGACCGGCTTGGGCCCATAGGCCTCATCATGTCGTAACTCATGTAGCTCTCTCTCCTGGGTTTGACGAGGATAATACTGTTTTTATTGTTGTCCGCAACAATCTCTATAAATCCACCAATTCCGGTGACTCCTGGCAACGACTCGTTCAGGGACTGGACTATGAGGAAATTTCCGATCTAAGGGTATCGGCTCAAAGCCGAGATGTTTTATATTTAAGTACCCGAGGGGATGGAGTCTATCAATCCACAGATGCGGGCCGCTCTTGGACTCAGCGAACCAATAGCTTAAGGAGTCTCAACTTAGGGGCGATCGCAGTCTCCCCAAATAATGCCAACCGGGTTCTGGTCGCGGGCCAGGAGGGGGGCCTCTATCGCAGTGATAACGGGGGAGAAGCCTGGCAATCTGTCTGGATGGACAACCGGCAAATCACGGCGATCGCCTTCAGTAACGATCGCCCCAACACCATCTTCGTGGGAACTCATCAGGGGGAGTTACACCGTTCTGATGATGGGGGGGAGACCTGGGTTCGTTTGAGCCAACTCAATGAAACCGGCTCCATTACAGCCATCGCTCCCTCACCAACTTTCAGCAGGGATAGTCAGTTATGGTTGGGAACCGAAGCTGCTGGAGTTTGGTGGAGTACAGATGGCGGGAACCAGCTCACCGCACTGGATACAGATATTCCCGACCCCTACATCACCGACTTACTCGCCGTCAGTCAGGGGAACAACTCCCCCGAGTTACTCCTGTCAACCTGGGATGCTGGTTTTTTTCACTCCCTTGATGGTGGTCAAACTTGGATGACGGCCCAAGATGGGTTGGATAAAGATCGGCAGGCGGATGAACTTAAGGAACCTCACTTTTATACCCTGGATACTTCCCCGGCGGCTTGGGCTAAGGGGTTAATCTTCCTAGGGGGATTCAACGGTTTGTATCGCTCCGATAATGGGGGTCAGCAGTGGCAAAGCCTGGAAACTCTCTCCCCCAACATTGTCACGGCTTTTGCTATCTCTCCTAACTATGCTGAGGATCACACTCTCGCTATTGGAACCTATGTCAATGGCATTTATTTAACTCGTGATAGCGGTGAAAACTGGGTTCGTTCGAGCCGTGGCTTGCATCTGCCCTGGTTTACTAACACCTTTGAGGAACAGTATCAGGATCCTCGCCGTTACTTTCATGCGGCTTTTTCACCCAACTACGCCGAAGATAAAACTCTCTTTGTATCGATTCTTTGGACAAAACTCCTGCGATCAACTGATGCAGGGGAGTCTTGGAAGGTGATTTCTCTTCCCTCGGAAGTTCGAGGGGTCACCATCCTTGTCTCTCCCAACTTTGCTGAGGATCAAACGGTGTATGTCGCAGGACAGCAGGGTGAATTTTTTCGCTCGGAGGATGGGGGGCGTCATTTCCAGGAGGTGGCAAATATCGGTGTCCCAAGTGGGAATGATGCTCCTGCTTTGGTGGCTTCTCCCAATTTTTTGGAGGATGGCGTTTTGTTGGCAACGGGTCCGGGAGGCATTTATCGATCGAGCGATCGCGCTGAAACTTGGGAACATTTAACCCCAGACGCTGCCTGGGAAACACGCCGTCATCTCCAGCTTGCTATCTCTCCCAATTATCGGGAAGATCAAACAATTTTTGTCGGGACCAATAGCGGGGTGTTTTGGTCTTTAGATGCGGGTGCGTCCTGGGATGTCGTTCCGGGATTAGCTAACCTTGCCGATGGCTATGTTGAGGCGATCGCCGTCTCTCCGGAATTTGCCCGCGATCAGACTGTCATGGTCACGATTCGCGGCCGGGGACTCTGGCGTAGTACCGATGGCGGTCAGAGTTTTAGTCAAACCGGTGATAACCAGCTTCTGTTCTCAAAGATTGATCGTATTCCCTCGGCTGGGATGGCGATTCAGTTTTCCCCCAACTACGACCAAGACAATACTCTCTACGCCATGGGAGATACAACTACCACCCTCTATCGCTCTAGGGATCAAGGCACAAGCTGGGAAACCCTGCGAGTTCCTGACTTAGCACTCGCTAATCCCAGCCTTGGGGACCAGGTTCAGATTTATTTTCATGTCTATCGAGGTCGGGTGTTCCGCTTCGGTCTGGCAGTCGTTCTCGGTCTAGTCAGTTACGGGGTTCTCAGTTGGTTCACTCGTCGTCGCAGCTTACCGATACCTCGTCCTGTCCTACCTGTGATTGGCACCATTGTGGTGTTTAGTGGCTCTTTGGTCGTTTTACTCAATTAATAATCACTGCTTAGTTTTTACCTTTGTCATGCTCATCCTCCTACCTATCCTTGCCTGGGGGAGTTTCTTCCTCATCCTGCACCGCTACCATCACCATCCTTGGCGGGAGGCATTACTGCGAGCGATGGTGATTTGGGGTGTGACCTTAGCGGTCATCACCGAACTCCTGAGCGGCTTACAACTCTTAACCCCTTTAGGGGTGAGCTTGGCCTGGTTTGGGGTTATGGCAATCTCTACCTTCGTAGTCTGGCGGTATGGGGGGCGATTCGCCGTGAAATGGCCGGCCTGGCGTTGGCGACTCCCCCTGTTCCCGTCCATTTTGTTAGCTGGGGTA harbors:
- a CDS encoding DUF4346 domain-containing protein is translated as MISQAFRREELAALDDQLSKRFIQLDPAGYFLIYLDRDAGLICAEHYSNDINEKGLAVDPETGEPIPCDGGAKRQPTVIFRGKTAKELGIKITEEADPVPLTYLDHALYLGREFVKAEAALLSGQEYIQD
- a CDS encoding glycoside hydrolase family 24 protein codes for the protein MMPDPRPQPPNSPTPIDTRLPAGYRRPLSRRLTQLRQLRQQQKQRVRLWISLLSVGLLFLVTAVSIRLWGATGSMERRRDRHQGPLSSDSDRSRQRYKPFTDTYVDELVPEVRALLDTIAFAEGTQDDLGYRTLFTFSTFNSYSDHPRRLRCASSGGRRLCSDAAGRYQIISSTFDMVAQRLNLDDFSPKSQDLAAVELIRLRGGLSKIEAGDFDGAIWAIRREWASLPGAGYGQPEANRNDLERIYQQRLEHYQSLDPVQERVPVVQDQYRP
- a CDS encoding DUF4278 domain-containing protein, with translation MKLSYRGVPYDHTPPSLEMKESEIMATYRGQSYPIRYPRHMTLVQPVADLTYRGVPYRSTVNGGAEPRERTASQPVGASVSMAAAAFSRVDQIHQENLCKRLSARIASARDRGDERLLKLLEQESQQLVCSR
- the pyk gene encoding pyruvate kinase produces the protein MQPRPPLRRTKIVATIGPATSKPEVLRDLILAGATTLRLNFSHGTHDDHQRSIRLIRQTSFELNQPVGILQDLQGPKIRLGRFEKGSIVLNDGDPFILTSHIMEGNQKMSSITYEPLAREVPAGATILLDDGRVEMLVEKVDPAAGELYCRTIVGGKLSNNKGVNFPGVCLSVKALTDKDRKDLMFGLDRGVDWVALSFVRNPQDVLEIKELIASAGKSVPVIVKIEKHEAIEQMEEILSLSDGVMVARGDLGVELPAEEVPILQKRLIVTANRLGIPVITATQMLDSMVSSPRPTRAEISDVANAILDGTDAVMLSNETAVGEFPVKAVAMMAQIATRIEADRIVQNVGGVDDTGRSIPNAISQAVGQIAAQLEASAVMTLTKSGSTARNVSKFRPHAPILAVTPHVNVARQLQLVWGVKTLLILSLPSTSQTFDAAISVALENNLVDEGDLVVMTAGTLQGVSGSTDLVKVGVVTSVLGQGTGVGSASATVSGPARVAPTASIVGNFNPGEILVTTYTDASFIEMIKQSSGVVTEEESLTSHAAIICSQLGKPAILGVKNATKLIREGAIVTLDVQRGIVYSGAPSNLQKEDLLNH
- a CDS encoding WD40/YVTN/BNR-like repeat-containing protein; translated protein: MVNRLDLDVPRSKFFSLILSLIILLSAVMAGARPAWAHRPHHVVTHVALSPGFDEDNTVFIVVRNNLYKSTNSGDSWQRLVQGLDYEEISDLRVSAQSRDVLYLSTRGDGVYQSTDAGRSWTQRTNSLRSLNLGAIAVSPNNANRVLVAGQEGGLYRSDNGGEAWQSVWMDNRQITAIAFSNDRPNTIFVGTHQGELHRSDDGGETWVRLSQLNETGSITAIAPSPTFSRDSQLWLGTEAAGVWWSTDGGNQLTALDTDIPDPYITDLLAVSQGNNSPELLLSTWDAGFFHSLDGGQTWMTAQDGLDKDRQADELKEPHFYTLDTSPAAWAKGLIFLGGFNGLYRSDNGGQQWQSLETLSPNIVTAFAISPNYAEDHTLAIGTYVNGIYLTRDSGENWVRSSRGLHLPWFTNTFEEQYQDPRRYFHAAFSPNYAEDKTLFVSILWTKLLRSTDAGESWKVISLPSEVRGVTILVSPNFAEDQTVYVAGQQGEFFRSEDGGRHFQEVANIGVPSGNDAPALVASPNFLEDGVLLATGPGGIYRSSDRAETWEHLTPDAAWETRRHLQLAISPNYREDQTIFVGTNSGVFWSLDAGASWDVVPGLANLADGYVEAIAVSPEFARDQTVMVTIRGRGLWRSTDGGQSFSQTGDNQLLFSKIDRIPSAGMAIQFSPNYDQDNTLYAMGDTTTTLYRSRDQGTSWETLRVPDLALANPSLGDQVQIYFHVYRGRVFRFGLAVVLGLVSYGVLSWFTRRRSLPIPRPVLPVIGTIVVFSGSLVVLLN
- a CDS encoding tRNA (guanine-N1)-methyltransferase; its protein translation is MARLYHIGLEGQGLAKILAGKGNHQGESVVGEEKGTQHEGAVSFEVGPGFYRRTSQVGRDLAILAAMVEKGDRGQLRVLDSMAGCGVRSLRYWREGGADWVLANEGNPEMNGILRKNLHPLLTAEAGEISHRDANRVFFQCYDRRDYYDLVDVDSFGAPVPFLSTSLWAVRLGGLVYLTSTDGRSATGHEREQSLRIYGAYGRSHPSGHEQGLRLLIGATQQQAASKGLGVEPLFSLYAHSVYRVMLRLVKGQRLTEANYGFLTYCHHCGEYDTLSWRHLGRIPPCPRDGAVRVVSGPLWLGPLHDAHYLQRMSRRAQEQGWDKRVKLLQTMAEESDLPPYFYGLGEISRRNHQDTLPREVLLERLRAQGYRSSASHINPQAVKTDADFATCVAIAAQPR